Proteins encoded by one window of Dokdonella sp.:
- a CDS encoding SprT family zinc-dependent metalloprotease: protein MTLDTADDYLEWPTPAGATIKVLRLCHPRARRLRLTVTSAGARITYPHGTHPAQVDAFLRKHGEWLERKLDELKLGASPPALAVGIATMIPLRGETTPLSWRDGDYPRVEQEGGRLVVTLPHAHRRALETARGLLRSFLEAGIRRDVSHWLARYSAELRMAPTGVRIRPLRSLWGSLDTRDRVTLDLALALAPAQVLRYVVVHELCHLRIRSHSPRYWALVESLLPDWRDQRDWLRHNGQAIKAELNRLVRTTP, encoded by the coding sequence ATGACTCTGGACACCGCCGACGACTACCTCGAATGGCCGACCCCGGCCGGCGCGACGATCAAGGTGCTGCGCCTGTGTCATCCACGCGCGCGACGGCTGCGCCTGACCGTGACCTCGGCCGGCGCCCGCATCACCTATCCGCACGGCACGCATCCGGCCCAGGTTGATGCATTCCTGCGCAAGCACGGCGAATGGCTCGAACGCAAACTCGACGAACTCAAACTCGGCGCAAGCCCGCCCGCGCTGGCTGTCGGCATCGCCACCATGATCCCGCTGCGCGGCGAAACCACGCCGCTGTCATGGCGTGACGGCGACTATCCACGCGTCGAACAGGAAGGTGGCCGGCTCGTCGTCACCCTGCCGCACGCGCACCGCCGCGCACTCGAAACCGCGCGCGGCCTGCTGCGCAGCTTCCTCGAGGCCGGGATCCGCCGCGACGTCTCGCACTGGCTGGCGCGCTACAGTGCGGAACTGCGCATGGCACCGACCGGCGTGCGCATCCGCCCACTCAGGAGCCTGTGGGGCAGCCTCGACACGCGCGACCGCGTGACCCTCGACCTCGCCCTCGCCCTCGCACCCGCGCAGGTGTTGCGTTACGTCGTCGTCCACGAACTCTGCCACCTGCGCATCCGCAGCCACTCGCCACGATACTGGGCGCTGGTCGAGTCGCTGTTGCCGGACTGGCGCGACCAGCGCGATTGGCTTCGCCACAACGGCCAGGCGATCAAGGCCGAATTGAACCGGCTGGTCCGCACCACACCGTAA
- the ttcA gene encoding tRNA 2-thiocytidine(32) synthetase TtcA encodes MTADRPPERDTERLASRLRHLAGRAIADYGMIADGDRVMVCLSGGKDSWTLLDILLQLRAKAPLSFEIAAVHLDQKQPGYDPTVMPAELARRGVPFHVLEQDTYTVVKRTVPEGRTMCSLCSRLRRGALYRFAAEHGYTRIALGHHRDDIVETLFLSMFHQSTLKAMPPKLRSDDGRNVLIRPLAYCAEADIAAYAAARAFPILPCNLCGSQENLQRKAIKAMLAEWERIQPGRSENIFRALTRVAPSQLADPALFDFRGLERLEGPHRHPQQSPVHGEH; translated from the coding sequence ATGACCGCCGACCGACCGCCTGAACGCGACACCGAACGCCTTGCCTCGCGCCTGCGTCACCTGGCAGGCCGGGCGATCGCCGACTACGGCATGATCGCCGATGGCGACCGCGTCATGGTCTGCCTGTCTGGCGGCAAGGATTCGTGGACCCTGCTCGACATCCTGCTGCAACTGCGCGCGAAGGCGCCGCTGTCGTTCGAGATTGCGGCCGTGCATCTCGACCAGAAGCAGCCGGGCTACGACCCCACGGTCATGCCGGCCGAGTTGGCCCGGCGCGGCGTCCCGTTCCACGTGCTCGAACAGGATACCTACACGGTGGTCAAGCGCACCGTGCCCGAGGGCCGCACGATGTGCTCGCTGTGTTCGCGCCTGCGCCGCGGTGCGCTCTACAGGTTCGCTGCCGAGCACGGCTACACGCGCATCGCCCTCGGACATCACCGCGACGACATCGTCGAGACGCTGTTCCTCAGCATGTTCCATCAGTCGACCCTCAAGGCGATGCCGCCGAAACTGCGCTCGGACGATGGCCGCAACGTCCTGATCCGCCCGCTCGCCTACTGCGCCGAGGCCGACATCGCCGCCTACGCCGCTGCACGCGCGTTCCCGATCCTGCCGTGCAACCTGTGCGGCTCGCAGGAGAATCTCCAGCGCAAGGCGATCAAGGCCATGCTCGCCGAGTGGGAGCGCATCCAACCCGGTCGCAGCGAGAACATCTTCCGCGCCCTGACCCGTGTGGCACCGTCCCAGCTCGCCGATCCGGCATTGTTCGACTTTCGCGGACTCGAACGCCTGGAAGGACCGCACCGGCATCCACAGCAGAGCCCGGTTCACGGGGAACACTGA
- a CDS encoding recombination-associated protein RdgC, producing MFFRNLTLFRFPESCARSLKKLEKELDDHRLRPCGPIEMATRGFVSPYGRDAEELVHRVGPYALLSIGSEDKLLPASVIAEELANKIAKISEKESRRIGARERKRLKDEVINELLPRAFVRPSRLAAYVDTETGWLVVDTASRRAAEDTVTAIREGLGRFPATPMAPVESPRALMTGWLAHGKLPAGLAWGDEIELRDPVEAGAVVRCRRQELESDEIREHLKSGKQVFQLGLELDERIAFVLGEDLTVRKLRFLDVVLDELGEDSAESARQELDARFALMTLELKRLLEKLDEWFGLPRPDERD from the coding sequence ATGTTCTTTCGCAACCTGACCCTGTTCCGTTTCCCCGAATCCTGCGCCAGATCCCTGAAAAAGCTCGAGAAGGAACTGGACGACCATCGCCTGCGCCCATGCGGCCCTATCGAGATGGCCACGCGCGGCTTCGTTTCACCCTACGGCCGCGATGCAGAGGAACTCGTGCACCGGGTTGGCCCTTACGCCCTGCTGAGCATCGGCAGCGAGGACAAACTGCTGCCAGCATCGGTGATCGCCGAAGAACTCGCGAACAAGATCGCCAAGATCAGCGAAAAGGAATCGCGCCGCATCGGTGCGCGCGAGCGCAAGCGCTTGAAGGACGAAGTCATCAACGAACTGCTGCCGCGCGCGTTCGTGCGACCCTCGCGCCTGGCGGCCTATGTGGATACCGAAACCGGCTGGCTGGTCGTCGACACGGCCAGCCGCAGGGCCGCCGAGGACACCGTAACCGCGATCCGCGAGGGGCTCGGGCGGTTCCCGGCGACGCCGATGGCCCCTGTGGAGTCGCCACGCGCGCTGATGACCGGCTGGCTGGCTCACGGCAAGCTTCCGGCAGGCCTGGCCTGGGGCGATGAGATCGAGTTGCGCGACCCGGTCGAGGCCGGCGCGGTGGTGCGCTGCCGGCGCCAGGAGCTCGAATCGGACGAGATCCGCGAGCACCTGAAATCGGGCAAGCAGGTTTTCCAGCTCGGCCTCGAACTGGATGAACGCATCGCATTCGTGCTCGGCGAGGACCTGACGGTGCGCAAGCTGCGCTTCCTCGACGTGGTGCTCGACGAACTCGGCGAGGACAGCGCGGAGTCGGCCCGGCAGGAGCTCGATGCACGCTTTGCGCTGATGACGCTGGAGCTGAAGCGTCTGCTGGAGAAACTGGACGAATGGTTCGGCCTGCCGCGTCCAGACGAACGCGACTGA
- a CDS encoding DUF465 domain-containing protein — protein sequence MQPEDPAAIVRRLAELKIEHRDLDALIARWSLEPGSDELEIKRLKRRKLHLKDSIALLESRLIPDLDA from the coding sequence ATGCAACCCGAAGACCCCGCCGCGATCGTGCGTCGTCTGGCCGAGCTCAAGATCGAGCATCGCGACCTCGATGCGTTGATCGCGCGTTGGAGTCTCGAACCCGGTAGCGATGAACTCGAGATCAAGCGCCTCAAGCGGCGCAAGCTGCATCTCAAGGACAGCATTGCGCTGCTCGAGAGCCGGTTGATTCCCGACCTCGATGCCTGA
- a CDS encoding alpha/beta hydrolase yields MAEAMVDVRERRIALRHIELAAKCWGDPDLPPLLAVHGWLDNAASFDLVAPLLAVRRHVVAVDLAGHGRSAHRAPGQWYAFVDYLDEIGELVMQLGGHVDLLGHSLGAALVSVYASLAPQGVGRLALVEGLGPLTLEPAEAHAQLRRAFEARMAFEGRLRVFADLGAAVAARVRAGGLTMEAARMLVTRGTHAVDGGFTWSSDPRLTLPSAQRYSEEQLAPMLAAIKAPTLLVLAEPGAPYLPRESLEQRIARVDDIEVVRMSGSHHLHMDHPGEVAACVAAFLDRPLP; encoded by the coding sequence GTGGCTGAGGCCATGGTCGATGTGCGCGAACGGCGCATCGCCTTGCGCCACATCGAACTCGCGGCGAAGTGCTGGGGCGATCCGGACCTGCCGCCGCTGCTGGCCGTGCATGGCTGGCTCGACAATGCCGCTTCGTTCGACCTCGTGGCGCCGCTGCTTGCCGTGCGGCGCCATGTCGTGGCCGTCGATCTCGCCGGTCACGGTCGGTCCGCCCATCGTGCGCCCGGCCAGTGGTACGCCTTTGTCGACTATCTCGACGAAATCGGCGAGCTCGTCATGCAGCTGGGCGGTCATGTCGACCTGCTTGGCCATTCGCTCGGTGCCGCGCTGGTATCGGTGTATGCCTCGCTTGCGCCGCAAGGCGTCGGTCGTCTCGCGTTGGTCGAGGGACTCGGGCCGCTCACGCTCGAACCTGCCGAAGCGCATGCGCAGTTGCGTCGCGCCTTCGAGGCGCGCATGGCCTTCGAAGGCCGCCTGCGCGTGTTCGCGGATCTTGGCGCGGCGGTCGCCGCACGCGTGCGCGCCGGCGGACTGACGATGGAAGCTGCGCGCATGCTCGTCACACGCGGCACGCACGCGGTCGATGGTGGTTTCACCTGGTCGAGCGATCCACGCCTCACCCTGCCCAGTGCGCAACGCTACAGCGAGGAACAGCTCGCACCGATGCTGGCCGCGATCAAGGCGCCGACCCTGCTCGTGCTCGCCGAGCCCGGCGCACCGTACCTGCCGCGCGAATCACTCGAGCAGCGCATCGCCCGGGTGGATGACATCGAGGTCGTGCGCATGAGCGGCAGCCATCACCTGCACATGGACCATCCTGGCGAGGTCGCGGCTTGCGTGGCGGCGTTCCTCGACCGGCCTCTTCCGTAG